Proteins from a genomic interval of Oryctolagus cuniculus chromosome 8, mOryCun1.1, whole genome shotgun sequence:
- the TIFA gene encoding TRAF-interacting protein with FHA domain-containing protein A, with product MSSFEDADTEETVTCLQMTVYHPAQFQSGIFQAIDFNKRDKLPSSEVVKFGRNSKVCHYTFQDKQASRVQFSLQLFKQFNSSVLSFEIKNMSRKTSLIVDSQELGYLNKLDLPYKCMVRFSEYQFLMEKEDGEALDSFETQFILSPRPLLQENIWPPHKPIPEYGIYSSCSAQSTSPTEMDEDEL from the coding sequence ATGTCCTCTTTTGAAGATGCTGACACAGAAGAGACGGTGACTTGTCTTCAGATGACTGTTTACCATCCTGCCCAGTTTCAAAGTGGAATATTTCAAGCAATAGACTTCAATAAAAGAGATAAACTGCCCTCCAGCGAAGTGGTAAAATTTGGCCGAAATTCCAAGGTCTGTCATTATACTTTTCAGGACAAACAGGCTTCCCGAGTTCAGTTTTCTCTGCAGCTGTTTAAGCAGTTCAACAGCTCAGTTCTctcttttgaaattaaaaatatgagtcGGAAGACCAGTCTGATTGTGGACAGTCAGGAGCTAGGCTACCTAAACAAACTGGACCTGCCATACAAATGCATGGTCAGATTCAGCGAGTATCAGTTCCTGATGGAGAAGGAAGATGGAGAGGCATTGGATTCATTCGAGACTCAGTTTATTTTGTCTCCAAGACCACTTTTGCAAGAAAACATCTGGCCACCACACAAGCCCATCCCTGAGTATGGCATTTACTCATCCTGCTCCGCCCAAAGCACTTCTCCTACAGAAATGGATGAAGATGAGCTATGA